The following proteins are encoded in a genomic region of Clostridium kluyveri:
- a CDS encoding sensor histidine kinase, translating to MSIIKEIVLDTIEVLLLLGIFEALYSNKKFVINHKIKTGLFYILFVFATYWSTFYIPLVYHTLFLIVFDILLLAFITKIKIFHSTIIVSLFFTIIFTTESFTGIIEMLIFNISLNQIILNPRYINIFIITSKILQVLIVTLIFKFNLYFTKLKLFEKEGVVFANLILELEAFTFFIFCVNYGIFHIKNVQTYNIIIFIIYFIFLIAKFRNLKEKQLAVNININYKIQEQQIKNMEEIISIIRQEKHDFANHINVIQGLCLLNKPDTVEKIDSYVRKISGTIHSSFRYLDTGNDYIDGMLSIKNNYAMKNNIDFKVIIDESFSSIKIRADELISIISNLIDNAFEAFTKSDVENKEISITTFKENRNFCIEIADNGDVIPENIIEKIFNRGFSTKVKQNDLHGFGLYITKQLVEKNNGTISVESIPEKTKFVVKFRMD from the coding sequence ATGTCTATAATAAAAGAAATAGTATTAGATACTATAGAGGTATTACTTCTTTTAGGTATTTTCGAAGCATTATATAGTAATAAAAAATTTGTAATTAATCATAAAATTAAAACGGGGTTATTTTATATATTGTTTGTTTTTGCAACTTATTGGAGTACATTTTATATTCCACTAGTCTATCACACATTGTTTCTTATAGTATTTGACATTCTATTACTTGCCTTTATTACAAAGATAAAGATTTTTCATTCTACAATTATAGTTTCCTTATTTTTCACAATAATATTCACTACTGAATCTTTTACTGGAATTATTGAAATGCTTATATTTAATATAAGTTTAAATCAAATTATTTTGAATCCTAGGTATATTAATATTTTTATAATAACCTCTAAAATATTACAAGTACTTATTGTAACTCTAATTTTTAAATTTAACTTATATTTTACTAAACTTAAACTATTTGAAAAAGAAGGAGTTGTATTTGCTAATTTAATACTTGAATTAGAAGCGTTCACTTTCTTTATATTTTGTGTCAACTATGGTATTTTTCATATAAAAAACGTTCAAACCTATAATATTATTATTTTTATTATCTATTTCATATTTTTAATAGCAAAATTCAGAAACTTAAAAGAAAAGCAACTGGCTGTAAATATAAATATTAATTACAAAATTCAAGAACAGCAAATTAAAAATATGGAAGAAATAATAAGCATAATAAGACAGGAAAAACATGATTTTGCCAACCATATAAATGTTATACAAGGACTATGTTTATTAAACAAGCCTGATACCGTAGAGAAGATAGATAGTTATGTACGAAAAATTTCAGGTACAATACATTCCTCTTTTAGGTATTTGGATACAGGTAATGATTACATAGACGGTATGTTATCCATAAAAAATAACTATGCAATGAAAAATAATATTGATTTTAAAGTTATAATTGATGAATCTTTCAGCTCAATAAAAATCAGAGCAGATGAATTGATAAGTATTATAAGTAATCTCATAGACAATGCATTTGAAGCATTCACTAAATCGGATGTGGAAAATAAGGAAATATCCATTACCACCTTTAAGGAAAACAGAAACTTTTGTATTGAGATAGCTGATAATGGAGATGTTATTCCTGAAAATATAATAGAAAAAATTTTCAATAGAGGTTTTTCTACAAAAGTTAAACAAAATGATCTTCATGGCTTCGGATTGTATATTACTAAACAATTAGTTGAGAAAAATAATGGGACTATATCTGTAGAAAGTATTCCAGAAAAAACTAAGTTTGTGGTAAAGTTTAGAATGGATTAA
- a CDS encoding recombinase family protein, translating to MIAAIYSRKSKFSEKGESVENQIEMCKEYLRRNYSKVEDIRIYEDEGFSGGNINRPEFKKLLIDAKKNKFNVLICYRLDRISRNVADFSNTIEELQRHNIDFVSIKEQFDTSSPMGRAMMNIAAVFAQLERETIAERIKDNMLELAKTGRWLGGTPPLGYKSEAVEYSNQYGKDKKMFKLSIVPEEIETVKLIYKLYLEKRGFASVATHMCKNKYKGKNGGEFSRATVEQIIINPVYCISDENIFKWFKEQDTTTYGVPDGMHGLMVYNKRKESGKKPNSIDQWIVSIGRHEGIISSDMWIKCQDILRDNKAKTSPRSGTGNKFLLSGMVVCGECGSGMASWSHYNQKRDFMERYYRCNLKNRASNRCSNKMLNAYKAEEYIENYLLGLDMESLISTYNEKDKPKADKDSIVKKLSKLKKQVDDNNKIIKGLVRKLALEENIELIQTLKEEIGDTKIENNELQKQITELTNSMEDYEVKEDFIKMIEEALINFKKFYKLVDVDSKRILIKSLVKNIIWHGENETLEINPLISNKSTPQGIVRRRNY from the coding sequence ATGATAGCAGCCATATACTCTCGTAAATCCAAATTCTCTGAAAAAGGAGAATCCGTTGAAAATCAAATTGAAATGTGCAAAGAGTATCTTAGAAGAAACTACAGCAAAGTTGAAGATATAAGAATATATGAAGATGAAGGATTCAGTGGAGGAAATATAAACAGACCCGAATTCAAAAAACTTTTAATTGATGCTAAAAAAAATAAATTCAATGTTCTTATATGCTACAGGCTTGATAGAATCTCCCGTAATGTCGCTGACTTTTCCAATACCATTGAGGAACTTCAAAGACACAATATAGACTTTGTGAGCATAAAGGAACAGTTTGACACTAGTTCTCCAATGGGTCGTGCCATGATGAATATAGCTGCGGTATTCGCCCAGTTAGAAAGGGAAACTATCGCAGAGCGTATCAAAGATAATATGCTGGAGCTTGCAAAAACTGGACGTTGGCTTGGAGGCACTCCTCCATTAGGCTATAAATCGGAAGCAGTAGAATACTCTAATCAATATGGTAAAGATAAAAAGATGTTCAAGTTGAGCATAGTTCCTGAAGAAATAGAAACGGTAAAATTAATCTATAAATTATACTTAGAGAAAAGGGGCTTTGCGTCAGTAGCTACCCATATGTGTAAAAATAAATACAAGGGTAAAAATGGCGGGGAATTTTCAAGAGCTACAGTAGAACAAATTATAATCAATCCAGTATACTGTATAAGTGATGAAAATATATTTAAATGGTTTAAGGAACAGGATACTACGACATATGGTGTTCCAGACGGAATGCATGGACTAATGGTATATAATAAAAGAAAAGAAAGTGGTAAAAAACCAAATTCCATAGACCAATGGATCGTTTCAATAGGCAGGCATGAAGGAATTATATCTTCTGATATGTGGATAAAATGCCAAGACATATTAAGAGATAACAAGGCAAAAACCTCTCCTCGTTCCGGGACAGGCAACAAATTTCTTCTATCCGGTATGGTAGTATGCGGTGAATGCGGGTCTGGAATGGCTTCATGGTCCCATTATAATCAAAAAAGAGATTTCATGGAGAGATATTACAGGTGCAACCTTAAAAACAGAGCCAGCAACAGATGCAGTAATAAAATGCTTAACGCATATAAGGCGGAAGAATATATAGAAAATTACCTGCTTGGATTAGATATGGAAAGCTTAATCTCAACGTATAACGAAAAAGATAAACCTAAAGCAGATAAAGATTCTATAGTAAAAAAGCTTTCCAAATTAAAAAAACAGGTTGATGATAATAATAAAATAATTAAAGGTTTGGTAAGAAAGCTAGCCTTAGAAGAAAACATTGAATTAATCCAAACATTAAAAGAAGAAATAGGCGATACAAAAATAGAAAACAATGAATTGCAAAAACAAATAACAGAACTAACAAATTCTATGGAAGATTATGAAGTCAAAGAGGACTTTATAAAAATGATAGAAGAAGCTTTAATTAACTTTAAAAAGTTCTATAAATTAGTAGATGTAGACAGCAAAAGAATATTAATAAAATCTTTAGTTAAAAACATTATATGGCATGGGGAAAATGAAACCTTAGAAATAAATCCATTAATAAGTAATAAATCAACCCCTCAAGGTATTGTAAGAAGGCGTAATTACTAG
- a CDS encoding ABC transporter substrate-binding protein: protein MIKKKLYLGSILLCFIFIIAAFTGCSQSKENSKSTVTIKLNEVARSTFYAPMYVAINQGFFKEQGIDIELTTGQGADATTTKAQEGTTLVITPSYNTLRG, encoded by the coding sequence ATGATAAAGAAAAAACTGTATCTTGGTTCTATTTTATTGTGTTTTATATTTATAATAGCTGCTTTTACTGGATGCAGCCAAAGTAAAGAAAATAGCAAGTCCACAGTTACTATAAAATTAAATGAGGTAGCCAGATCTACCTTTTATGCACCTATGTATGTGGCAATAAATCAGGGGTTTTTTAAAGAACAAGGTATAGATATAGAACTTACGACAGGACAGGGCGCAGATGCAACCACTACAAAAGCACAAGAAGGCACAACACTAGTAATTACGCCTTCTTACAATACCTTGAGGGGTTGA
- a CDS encoding flavodoxin domain-containing protein has translation MNALEIKKDIYWVGALDPDLRIFDIIMNTPYGTTYNSYVIKGSQKTAVFETAKERFLDEFLERLNSANVDVKNIDYIVVDHTEPDHSGSIAKLLDLSPNAKLVGSAAAIRFMKAISNKKFDSIVVKDGDTLDLGNKTLQFISAPFLHWPDSIYTYVPEDNILITCDSFGAHYCSPKVFNDLNTDEKGYMDALKYYFDGIMGPFKPYVLEAIDKIKDLKIDIICPGHGPVLRKDPLRIVNLYKQWCTPAKPGSRKYIVIPYVSAYGYTESLANKIIDGIRDFGDFEIKSYNVIYSDMNEIIENIGKADGILFGSPTINGDALKPILDILISLNPIVHGGKVAAAFGSYGWSGEAVKNIEARLQQLKMNLLTPGLRINFKPSEDELNSAYEFGKSFAEKVNQNSSEVLETPETKPTKKWKCTVCGFIAEGDTPPANCPVCHVDASKFVEV, from the coding sequence ATGAATGCTTTAGAAATTAAAAAAGATATTTATTGGGTGGGAGCATTAGATCCAGATCTCCGAATATTTGATATAATAATGAACACTCCTTATGGAACTACTTATAATTCTTATGTTATAAAAGGAAGCCAAAAAACTGCTGTATTTGAAACTGCGAAAGAAAGATTTCTTGATGAATTTCTAGAAAGATTGAACTCTGCAAATGTAGATGTAAAAAATATAGATTACATAGTAGTAGATCACACAGAACCAGATCATTCAGGTTCTATAGCAAAATTACTAGATCTTTCACCTAATGCAAAACTTGTAGGTTCTGCTGCTGCTATTAGATTTATGAAAGCCATATCAAATAAAAAATTTGATTCTATTGTGGTAAAAGATGGAGATACTTTGGATCTTGGAAATAAAACCCTGCAATTTATTTCTGCACCATTTCTTCACTGGCCTGACTCCATATATACTTATGTTCCAGAAGATAATATATTAATTACCTGTGATTCTTTTGGAGCACACTATTGTAGTCCAAAGGTATTTAACGATTTAAATACGGATGAAAAAGGTTATATGGATGCTTTAAAGTATTACTTTGACGGCATAATGGGTCCTTTTAAACCCTATGTACTTGAAGCGATTGATAAAATTAAAGATTTAAAAATTGATATCATATGTCCGGGTCATGGTCCTGTTTTAAGAAAAGATCCTTTAAGAATAGTGAATTTATACAAGCAGTGGTGTACACCTGCCAAGCCAGGTAGTAGAAAATATATAGTAATACCTTATGTATCTGCTTATGGATACACTGAATCCCTTGCAAATAAAATAATTGACGGAATAAGAGATTTTGGAGATTTTGAAATAAAATCTTATAATGTAATTTATAGTGATATGAATGAAATAATAGAAAATATCGGAAAGGCAGATGGAATACTCTTTGGTTCTCCAACTATTAACGGGGATGCCCTAAAGCCAATTCTCGACATATTGATTTCTTTAAACCCTATAGTACACGGCGGTAAAGTAGCTGCTGCCTTTGGCTCTTATGGCTGGAGCGGTGAAGCTGTAAAAAATATTGAAGCCAGGTTACAGCAGTTAAAAATGAATTTATTAACTCCTGGACTTAGAATAAACTTCAAACCATCTGAAGATGAGTTAAATTCCGCTTATGAATTTGGGAAAAGTTTTGCAGAAAAGGTTAATCAAAATTCAAGTGAAGTGCTAGAGACTCCAGAAACTAAGCCTACAAAAAAATGGAAATGTACTGTCTGTGGTTTTATAGCCGAAGGTGATACTCCTCCTGCAAACTGTCCTGTATGTCATGTGGATGCAAGCAAATTTGTAGAAGTATAA
- a CDS encoding MBL fold metallo-hydrolase, with protein sequence MLIEEIKGNTFCIDMGKTNIPFYKIDNKKIIMLDSGFNKVDREKIENVLESNDLQPVGIICSHAHADHAGNNMYLKKKYNCIIAMSECEAFICNSENNLKFYYNNQYNTYTTYDIREHLEYMVCETDIIITEERDYVEVCGVKFGIIHTVGHSPGHICIVTPDNVAYLGDALISHEVIENAKMPYTYNLSEDLKSKANLYNLKCEKYIVAHKGIYEDITKLIEDNINLYRNIAAKLYNIIEGTMTMEHIVKNAIESFNICVNNTLKYIMVDKVLRLYIEYFCEMRMVKMEIKDGFLKYSKVP encoded by the coding sequence ATGTTAATAGAAGAAATAAAGGGAAATACATTTTGTATTGATATGGGGAAAACTAATATACCCTTTTATAAGATTGACAATAAAAAAATTATTATGTTGGATTCAGGATTTAATAAAGTAGATAGGGAAAAAATAGAGAATGTTCTAGAATCAAATGACCTTCAACCTGTTGGCATAATATGCAGCCATGCTCACGCAGATCATGCAGGAAATAATATGTATCTTAAAAAAAAGTATAATTGTATTATTGCCATGTCAGAGTGTGAAGCCTTTATCTGTAATTCGGAAAATAATCTAAAATTTTATTATAATAACCAATATAATACCTATACTACATATGATATTAGAGAGCATTTGGAATATATGGTTTGTGAAACAGATATTATAATTACAGAGGAGCGGGATTATGTAGAAGTATGTGGTGTCAAATTTGGAATTATTCATACAGTAGGACATAGTCCTGGTCATATATGTATTGTGACCCCTGACAATGTGGCATATTTAGGTGATGCTCTAATAAGTCATGAAGTTATTGAAAATGCTAAAATGCCCTATACATATAATCTGAGTGAAGACTTAAAAAGCAAGGCAAATCTTTATAATTTGAAATGTGAAAAATACATAGTAGCACATAAAGGTATTTATGAAGACATTACAAAACTTATAGAAGATAATATAAACTTATATAGAAATATAGCGGCAAAGCTATATAATATTATAGAGGGTACCATGACAATGGAGCATATCGTTAAAAATGCCATAGAGAGCTTTAATATTTGTGTCAACAATACTCTTAAATATATAATGGTAGATAAGGTACTGAGGCTTTATATTGAATATTTTTGTGAAATGAGAATGGTAAAAATGGAAATAAAGGATGGGTTTTTAAAATATTCCAAAGTTCCATAG
- a CDS encoding 2-hydroxyacyl-CoA dehydratase — protein MKNLFRVGLDVGSTTVKIVVSDIKDSIIYSKYQRHFSDIKSTIAKVIKDAYEKLKDANITVMVTGSGGLSVSKWLDIPFIQEVVACTNTIEKFIPDTDVAIELGGEDAKITFFDGGIDQRMNGTCAGGTGAFIDQMASLLETDAKGLNELAKEYKVIYPIAARCGVFAKTDIQPLLNEGAKKEDIAVSIFQSVVNQTISGLACGKSIKGNVAFLGGPLYFLSELRKRFIETLKLSESEVIFPENSQIFVAMGAALSSKNEKIISFKDLIDRLPDLNKSLKDEIQILRPLFKDKEEFSQFKARHDKSKIKRKDLESFSGDCYLGIDVGSTTTKASLIDEMGNLLYSFYGSNNGNPLKSALNILKDLYKKLPKDANIVNSAVTGYGESLTKAALSIDIGEVETVAHYKAAEFFQPGVEFILDIGGQDMKCLRVKNGIIDSIMLNEACSSGCGSFIETFAKSLNMNVKDFAVSAQDSQKPVDLGSRCTVFMNSRVKQAQKEGASVGDISAGLSYSVIKNALFKVIKITNPKNLGEKIIVQGGTFYNDAILRAFEIISEREAVRPDIAGLMGAFGAALIAKERYDGVHTSTLLNEKELDNFTTEVNMRRCGKCSNNCLLTINKFSDGKEFISGNRCERGAGLENNTLKVPNLFDYRYHRAFDYVPIKKSEAKRGQVGIPRVLNLYENYPFWFTFFTELGFRVELSSRSSKHIYEMGIETIPSESACYPAKIVHGHIMDLINREIDFIFYPCIPYEQKEQQGADNNYNCPMVTSYPEVIKNNMDVIREKNVNFKNPFLPLDNKTRLAKRLRDELQEFNISKKEISSALEKAFEEQKKMKEDIRAKGEETIKYLKDTGKKGIVLAGRPYHVDPEINHGISNIITSYDMAVFTEDSVAHLGVVDRPLRVVDQWVYHSRLYAAASFVATQENLELIQLNSFGCGLDAVTTDQVQEILNKYEKIYTVLKIDEGSNLGAVKIRIRSLKAAIEEREKYAFKPHKVQEDYKKVVFTKEMKKTHTILCPQMSPIHFQFLQEAFKESGYNLEILPSVDKKAVEEGLRYVNNDACYPSIIVTGQLIEALKSGKYDLENTSVIMSQTGGGCRATNYIGFLRKALKEAGMEKIPVISLNVAGLEKNPGFKITVGLVNKSMMALLYGDLFMRVLYRVRPYEKIKGSANLLYEEWVKKCKENVVNGNHREFKENIYNIVEDFDNLEIKSIVKPRVGVVGEILVKFHPTANNNIVDILESEGVEVVVPDLMDFFLYCAYDAGFKYKYLSGSYFNKIIKDSAIKFIEYFRRHMKTALKNSQRFSETSDIRKLAEDASRILSIGNQTGEGWFLTAEMIELIKGGTKNIVCMQPFACLPNHVTGKGMIKELKRIYPGSNIAAIDYDPGASEVNQLNRLKLMLSVAFKSMENEVELESCKEKIVPKAVLAENTNK, from the coding sequence ATGAAAAATTTATTTCGTGTAGGTCTAGATGTAGGCTCCACTACGGTAAAGATAGTTGTTTCAGATATAAAGGACAGTATAATCTATAGTAAATATCAAAGACACTTTTCTGATATAAAAAGTACTATAGCTAAAGTTATCAAAGATGCCTATGAAAAGTTAAAAGATGCTAATATAACTGTCATGGTTACGGGCTCTGGAGGATTATCTGTATCCAAGTGGCTTGATATACCATTTATTCAGGAAGTAGTAGCATGTACTAATACCATAGAAAAATTTATTCCAGATACTGATGTAGCCATAGAACTTGGAGGTGAAGATGCCAAGATAACTTTTTTTGATGGAGGAATTGACCAGAGGATGAATGGGACTTGTGCAGGTGGTACAGGAGCATTTATCGATCAGATGGCATCTCTTCTTGAAACAGATGCAAAAGGGTTAAATGAACTAGCTAAGGAATATAAAGTGATTTATCCTATAGCTGCCAGATGTGGAGTATTTGCCAAAACTGATATTCAACCTCTTTTAAATGAAGGAGCAAAAAAAGAAGATATTGCAGTATCTATATTTCAATCTGTAGTAAATCAGACTATAAGTGGACTTGCTTGTGGCAAGTCTATAAAAGGAAATGTTGCTTTTCTGGGAGGACCTTTATATTTTCTATCGGAGCTTAGAAAGAGATTTATAGAGACTTTAAAGCTCAGCGAAAGTGAAGTAATTTTTCCTGAAAATTCTCAGATTTTTGTGGCAATGGGGGCTGCCCTATCTTCAAAGAATGAAAAAATTATTTCTTTTAAGGATTTAATAGATAGATTACCGGACTTAAATAAATCCTTGAAAGATGAAATTCAGATATTAAGGCCTCTTTTTAAAGATAAAGAAGAATTTAGCCAGTTTAAGGCAAGGCATGACAAAAGTAAAATAAAAAGAAAAGATTTAGAAAGTTTCAGTGGAGATTGTTATTTAGGAATAGATGTGGGATCTACCACTACTAAAGCATCTCTTATAGATGAAATGGGCAATTTATTATATTCTTTTTATGGAAGTAATAATGGAAATCCATTAAAATCTGCCCTGAATATATTAAAAGATTTATATAAAAAGTTGCCTAAAGACGCCAATATAGTAAATTCTGCAGTTACAGGTTATGGAGAAAGCCTTACCAAAGCTGCACTATCTATAGATATAGGAGAGGTGGAAACTGTTGCTCATTATAAAGCTGCAGAATTTTTTCAGCCTGGAGTGGAATTTATATTGGATATTGGTGGACAGGATATGAAATGTCTTAGAGTAAAAAATGGAATAATCGATAGTATAATGTTAAATGAAGCTTGCTCATCTGGATGTGGATCCTTTATAGAAACTTTTGCTAAATCATTGAATATGAATGTGAAGGATTTTGCAGTTTCTGCACAAGATTCCCAAAAACCAGTAGATTTAGGTTCTAGATGTACTGTGTTTATGAATTCTAGAGTTAAACAAGCCCAGAAAGAAGGAGCCTCTGTAGGAGATATATCCGCAGGACTTTCCTATTCAGTTATAAAAAATGCTTTATTTAAAGTGATAAAAATAACAAATCCTAAAAATTTAGGAGAAAAAATAATAGTTCAAGGGGGAACTTTCTATAATGATGCCATATTGAGGGCTTTTGAAATAATATCTGAGAGGGAAGCAGTAAGACCTGATATAGCAGGTCTTATGGGAGCCTTTGGAGCTGCACTCATTGCAAAAGAAAGATATGATGGAGTTCATACAAGTACTCTGCTAAATGAAAAAGAATTAGATAATTTTACTACAGAAGTAAATATGAGAAGGTGCGGGAAATGTTCAAATAATTGTCTCCTTACTATAAATAAGTTTTCAGATGGAAAGGAATTTATATCAGGAAACAGGTGCGAAAGAGGTGCCGGCTTAGAGAACAATACCTTAAAGGTGCCAAATCTTTTTGATTACAGGTATCATAGGGCATTTGACTATGTTCCTATTAAAAAAAGTGAAGCTAAAAGAGGACAAGTGGGTATACCTAGGGTTTTGAATTTATATGAGAATTATCCATTTTGGTTTACCTTCTTTACAGAACTTGGTTTCAGGGTGGAATTATCTTCCCGTTCTTCAAAACATATTTATGAAATGGGTATAGAGACAATACCTTCTGAGTCAGCTTGTTATCCTGCAAAAATAGTTCATGGTCATATAATGGATTTGATAAACAGGGAAATAGATTTTATATTTTATCCTTGTATACCTTATGAGCAAAAAGAACAACAGGGAGCAGATAATAATTATAACTGCCCTATGGTAACTTCTTATCCTGAGGTTATAAAAAATAACATGGATGTAATAAGAGAAAAAAATGTAAATTTTAAGAATCCTTTCTTGCCCCTGGATAATAAGACAAGACTTGCCAAAAGACTTAGAGATGAATTACAAGAATTCAATATATCTAAAAAAGAAATATCAAGTGCACTGGAAAAAGCTTTTGAAGAACAGAAAAAGATGAAAGAGGACATAAGAGCAAAAGGAGAAGAGACAATAAAGTATCTTAAAGATACGGGGAAAAAAGGTATAGTGCTTGCAGGAAGACCCTACCATGTGGATCCTGAGATAAACCATGGAATATCAAATATAATAACTTCCTATGATATGGCAGTATTCACAGAAGACTCTGTGGCTCATTTAGGAGTGGTAGATAGGCCACTTAGGGTAGTGGATCAATGGGTGTATCATTCCAGACTTTATGCTGCAGCAAGTTTTGTGGCAACTCAGGAGAATTTAGAATTGATACAGTTGAATTCCTTTGGATGTGGCTTAGACGCAGTTACTACAGATCAGGTTCAAGAAATACTTAATAAATATGAAAAAATATATACAGTATTAAAAATCGACGAAGGAAGTAATTTAGGGGCGGTTAAAATAAGAATACGTTCTCTAAAGGCCGCTATTGAAGAAAGAGAAAAGTATGCCTTTAAGCCCCATAAAGTTCAGGAGGACTATAAAAAGGTAGTTTTTACAAAAGAAATGAAAAAAACTCATACCATACTATGTCCTCAGATGTCACCAATACATTTTCAGTTTTTACAGGAGGCATTTAAAGAATCTGGTTATAATTTGGAGATATTACCTTCTGTAGATAAAAAAGCTGTAGAGGAAGGTCTAAGGTACGTAAATAATGATGCGTGCTATCCTTCCATAATAGTAACAGGACAGTTGATAGAAGCTTTAAAATCAGGTAAATATGACCTGGAAAACACCTCTGTTATAATGTCTCAAACAGGAGGGGGATGCAGAGCTACAAATTATATAGGATTTTTAAGGAAAGCTTTAAAGGAAGCAGGTATGGAGAAAATACCAGTTATATCTTTAAATGTGGCGGGCCTGGAGAAAAATCCCGGGTTTAAGATTACTGTGGGACTTGTGAATAAATCCATGATGGCACTTCTATATGGAGATCTTTTTATGAGAGTTTTATATAGAGTAAGGCCTTATGAAAAAATAAAAGGTTCTGCAAATCTCTTATATGAAGAATGGGTGAAAAAATGTAAGGAGAATGTAGTAAATGGAAACCACAGAGAATTTAAAGAAAATATTTATAATATAGTAGAGGATTTTGACAATCTAGAAATAAAATCTATAGTTAAACCACGGGTGGGGGTAGTGGGAGAAATATTGGTGAAATTTCATCCTACAGCCAATAATAATATTGTGGATATTTTAGAAAGTGAAGGAGTAGAAGTGGTAGTTCCTGATTTAATGGATTTTTTCTTGTACTGTGCCTACGATGCCGGATTTAAATATAAGTATCTGTCTGGAAGTTACTTTAATAAAATTATAAAAGATAGTGCTATAAAGTTTATTGAATATTTTAGAAGACATATGAAAACTGCATTAAAGAATAGTCAGCGATTTAGTGAAACTTCTGATATTAGGAAGCTGGCAGAGGATGCCTCAAGAATATTGTCTATTGGAAATCAAACTGGAGAAGGATGGTTCTTAACTGCTGAAATGATAGAACTTATAAAAGGTGGTACTAAAAATATTGTATGTATGCAGCCTTTTGCGTGTCTACCTAATCATGTAACAGGTAAAGGAATGATAAAAGAACTGAAAAGAATATATCCAGGCAGTAATATTGCAGCAATAGACTATGATCCGGGAGCAAGTGAAGTGAATCAGTTAAATAGATTAAAGCTTATGTTATCCGTGGCATTTAAATCCATGGAAAATGAAGTTGAATTAGAGAGTTGTAAAGAAAAAATTGTTCCAAAAGCAGTGCTTGCAGAAAATACTAACAAGTAA
- a CDS encoding ABC transporter ATP-binding protein — MDKLTLDNIYMNYHSLKNSTKALEDISFTIEKGEFLSIVGPSGCGKTTLLNIIAGLIKPSSGEIYIDNEKITSFSHKMGYMFQKDQLFEWLNIWNNILIGIKIQHKPINAYKTKLETLLKNYGLWDFRYHYPQELSGGMRQKVALIRTLALDPEVLLLDEPFSSLDYQTRLNISDEIFKIIKNEGKTAIMVTHDISEAVSMSNRIIVLSKRPAKIKKIFNIVFKEHHDSPLKSREDPEFRIYFNHIWKELNY, encoded by the coding sequence TTGGACAAATTAACCCTTGACAATATCTATATGAACTATCATTCATTGAAAAATTCAACTAAAGCATTAGAAGATATAAGCTTTACTATAGAAAAAGGAGAATTTTTAAGTATAGTAGGCCCCTCTGGATGTGGTAAAACTACACTTTTAAATATAATAGCCGGTCTTATAAAACCCTCTTCTGGGGAAATATATATAGATAATGAAAAAATAACTTCATTTTCTCATAAAATGGGCTATATGTTTCAAAAAGACCAATTATTTGAATGGCTAAATATTTGGAATAATATATTGATTGGTATTAAAATACAGCATAAACCCATAAATGCCTATAAGACTAAATTAGAAACTTTATTGAAAAACTATGGATTGTGGGATTTTAGATATCATTATCCTCAGGAATTATCAGGAGGTATGAGGCAGAAGGTGGCTCTAATAAGAACCCTTGCCCTTGACCCTGAAGTATTGCTTCTTGATGAGCCTTTTTCTTCTTTAGATTATCAAACTCGATTAAATATAAGTGATGAAATCTTTAAAATAATAAAGAATGAAGGTAAAACTGCCATAATGGTAACTCATGATATCTCAGAGGCCGTATCCATGTCAAACAGAATTATAGTCTTATCTAAAAGACCAGCTAAAATAAAAAAAATATTCAATATAGTCTTTAAAGAACACCATGATTCTCCTTTAAAGTCCAGGGAAGATCCAGAATTTAGAATTTACTTTAACCACATATGGAAGGAGTTGAACTATTAA